The DNA segment TCACGTCCGTGGTCCGGAAGTAGAACTGGGGACGGTAGCCTTTGAAGAACGGGGTATGACGGCCACCTTCTTCCTTGGTCAGGATGTAGGCTTCGGCCTTGAACTTGGTGTGCGGGGTGATGCTCCCGGGCTTGGCCAGAACCTGACCGCGCTCGATGTCCTCACGCTTAACACCGCGCAGCAGGATGCCGACGTTGTCGCCAGCCTGACCCTGATCGAGCAGCTTGCGGAACATCTCGACACCGGTGACGACGGTCTTGGTGGTCGCCTTCATACCGACGATCTCGACCTCTTCCTGCACCTTGACCACGCCGCGCTCGATGCGACCGGTGGCGACGGTGCCGCGACCGGAGATGGAGAAGACGTCTTCGACGGGCATCAGGAAGGGACGGTCAATGGCGCGCTCCGGCTCGGGGATATAGCTATCAACGGCGGCCATCAGCTCGAGAACCTTGTTCTTGCCGATTTCGTCGTCACGCCCTTCGAGAGCAGCCAGGGCGCTGCCGGCGATGATCGGAATATCGTCACCGGGGAAGTCGTAGGAGGAGAGCAGCTCGCGCAGTTCAAGCTCAACCAGCTCCATCAGCTCAGCGTCGTCGACCATGTCGGCCTTGTTGAGGAAGACGACCATGGCGGGCACGCCGACCTGACGGGCAAGCAGGATGTGCTCACGGGTCTGGGGCATGGGGCCGTCAGCGGCCGAGCAGACCAGGATTGCGCCGTCCATCTGCGCCGCGCCGGTGATCATGTTCTTGACATAGTCGGCATGGCCGGGGCAGTCAACGTGGGCATAGTGACGGTTAGCGGTCTCGTATTCGACATGGGAGGTGGCGATGGTGATGCCGCGCTCGCGCTCCTCGGGAGCGTTGTCGATCTGGTCGAACCCCTTGAATACGGCGCCGCCCGACTCGGCCAAGACTTTGGTAATGGCGGCGGTCAGAGTCGTTTTGCCATGGTCAACGTGACCGATGGTTCCGATGTTGACATGGGGCTTGGTTCTTTCAAATTTAGCTTTGGACATAAGTCTCTCCTTTACCCCTTGGCCTTGGCGACGATTTCCTCAGAGATCGCCTTGGGCACCTGCTCGTAATGATCAAAGACCATGGTATAGGTCGCGCGCCCCTGAGTGGCGCTACGCAAATCCGTTGCGTAACCGAACATGTTCGCCAGCGGCACATGGGCATTGATAACCTGGGCGCCAGCACGGGACTCCATGCCCATGATCCGACCCCGACGACTATTCAGATCGCCCATAACGTCGCCCATATAATCCTCGGGGACAACAACTTCCACCTTCATGATCGGCTCCAGCAACACCGGACCGGCCTTAGCAGCACCTTCTTTAAAGCCCATGGAACCGGCGATTTTGAAGGCCATTTCCGAAGAGTCGACATCATGATATGAACCGTCGAAGCAGGCTACCTTGACGTCGACAATGGGGAACCCAGCCAGGATGCCGAGCTCGGAAGCCTCTTCGGCACCTTTGCCGACAGCGGGGATGTATTCCTTAGGAATGACGCCACCCTTGATCTCGTCGACAAAAGTAAACCCAGCCCCGGGCTCCTGCGGCTCGATACGCAACCAACAATCGCCATACTGGCCGCGACCACCGGACTGACGAACAAACTTGCCCTGAACCTCGACCTTTTTGGTGATGGTTTCGCGATAGGCAACCTGGGGGGCACCGACATTGCACTCGACTTTGAATTCGCGCTTCATGCGGTCGATGATGATTTCCAGGTGCAACTCACCCATACCGGAGAGAATGGTCTGGCCGGTCTCCTCGTCGGTACGGCAACGCAGCGAAGGGTCTTCCTGCAACAACTTGCCGAGGGCAACGCCCATCTTCTCCTGGTCACCCTTGGTCTTGGGTTCCACCGCGATATGAATAACCGGCTCAGGAAACTCCATGGATTCCAGCAGACAGACGTTCTTCTCGTCGCAGAGAGTATCGCCCGTGGTGGTATATTTCAAACCGACAGCGGCGGCAATATCGCCCGAGTAGACCTCTTTGATCTCCTCCCGCTTATTGGCGTGCATCTTGAGGATACGACCGAAGCGCTCCTTCTTCCCCTTGGTGGCATTAACCACCGAAGCGCCGGACTCGGCCACCCCGGAATAAACCCGGAAGAAGGTCAACTGCCCGACAAAGGGGTCGGTCATGATCTTGAAGGCCAAAGCCGAAAAAGGCCCGGCATCGTCGGCAGGACGAGTAATTTCTTCCTGAGTGTGAGGATCGATCCCATTGATCGGCGGGACATCGGTGGGAGCCGGCATGTAATCTACCACGGCATCCAGCAGATTCTGCACCCCTTTATTCTTGAAGGCGCTGCCGCAAATGACCGGATTAATATGCAAACCCATCGTGGCGCGGCGAATCCCTGCCTTAAGCTCGGCAACGGTCAACTCCTCACCAGCGAGATACTTCTCCATCAAAGCATCATCGTAGGAGCAAACCTCTTCGAGCATAGCCTCCCGGGCCGCGGCGACATCGTCGACCATATCGGCGGGAATGGCAATTTCATTAAAGCCTTGCCCCTGGGTCTCGTCGTCCCAGATCATGGCACGCATCTCGACCAGGTCGACAAGCCCTTTGAAATAATCTTCTTTACCAATGGGAAGCTGAATCGGTACCGGATTGGCACCAAGGCGGTCACGCATCATTTGCACGCCACGACCGAAGTCGGCGCCGATGCGGTCCATCTTATTAATGAAGGCAATGCGGGGAACCCCGTACTTGTCGGCTTGACGCCATACCGTCTCAGACTGAGGCTCAACACCCCCGACCGAACAGAATACCGCCACCGCGCCGTCAAGGACACGCAAAGAACGCTCCACCTCGATGGTGAAGTCAACGTGTCCCGGGGTATCGATGATGTTAACCCGGTGATCTTTCCAGAAACAGGTCGTCGCAGCGGAAGTAATGGTAATTCCGCGCTCCTGCTCCTGAGCCATCCAGTCCATCGTGGCTGCGCCATCATGGACCTCACCGAGTTTATGGGAAATTCCGGTGTAAAACAGAATGCGTTCGGTCGTAGTCGTCTTACCAGCATCAATGTGAGCCATGATGCCGATATTACGGGTTTTTGTAATGGGGACTAAACGTGCCACAACTATCTTGCCTCCACGGGGGACTCTTTATGTTTTACCAGCGGTAATGAGCGAAGGCCTTGTTGGCCTCGGCCATCCGGTGGGTATCTTCCTTCTTCTTCACCGATGCACCGCGATTGTTCGCCGCATCAAGAAACTCTCCAGCCAGACGCTCCTGCATGGTCTTTTCGCCACGAGCAACGGCATAGCTGGAAATCCAGCGAATTGCCAAGGCATTGCGACGATCAGCGCGAACCTCAACCGGAACCTGATAAGTCGAGCCGCCCACCCGCCGGGACTTTACTTCCAAAACCGGCCGAACATTGTCAATCGCCTTCTTGAAAATCTCCAGGGGATCTTCCCCCGAACGACTGGCGACAATATCAAAAGCCCCGTAAACGATCCGCTCGGCTGTACTCTTCTTGCCGTCCAACATGATGCAGTTCATGAACTTAGCAACCAACCGATCATGATATTTGGGATCGGGAAGGATGACCCGCTTGGCAACTTCTCTTCTTCTCGGCATAACGTCCTCTCAGTACTTTGCTTTATTTAGGCCGCTTGGCCCCATACTTGGAACGACCCTGCATCCGCCCCTTGACCCCGGCCAAGTCCAGCGTACCGCGGACAATATGGTAACGAACACCAGGCAAGTCCTTGACGCGGCCGCCGCGAATCAGCACCACGGAGTGCTCCTGGAGGTTGTGCCCCACACCAGGGATATAGGAAGTCACGACGATACCATTGGTCAGACGCACACGGGCCACCTTACGCAACGCCGAGTTCGGCTTCTTTGGGGTCGTCGTATAGACACGCGTACAAACGCCTCGCTTCTGGGGATTTCCCTTCAGCGCCGGCGACGCGGACTTTCTTTCCTTTTTTTCACGTCCCTTGCGGATCAACTGATTGATAGTCGGCATCTACATACTCCCGAAATCGCATATTCTGTAGTTAAAAGAGCGTTTACAGCGGATTTTCCCATGAGGGGAAAAACCCGCAGACCTTATCAATCCGCCCGGCCGATGTCAAGACTTTTTATTCTTTTTTTCAGCCCGCCCGGCCGGGCGGCATTTTCATCAACTTATTCTTCGGATTTCACCGGCTCTTCAACCGGCTCTTCATCATCGTCGATAACTTCGTCCTGGTAGGTTTCCACCACTTCTACCGGCTCCTCGATGAAAAGCTTGGCGCTGCGGTATTTGGAAACACCGGTTCCCGCCGGAATCAGGCGGCCCATGATGACGTTCTCCTTGAGGCCACGCAGGTAGTCGACCTTCCCTTCGATGGCCGCCTGGGTCAGCACCTTGGTGGTCTCTTGGAAAGAAGCCGCCGAGATGAAGGATTCCGTGGAGAGCGAAGCCTTGGTGATGCCGAGCATCAGCGGTTCGCCAACGGCAGGGTCTTTGCCTTCGGCCAACACCCGCTGATTCTCCTCCTCGAATTCCCAGCGCTCCACCTGGTCGTCCAACAGGAAGCGGGTATCCCCGACCTCCTTGATGCGCACGCGGCGCAACATCTGGCGAACAATGGTCTCGATGTGCTTGTCGTTGATCTTGACCCCCTGCAGGCGATAGACCTCCTGGACTTCGTCGACCAGGTATTTGGACAGTTCCTTCTCCCCAAGAACCCGAAGGATGTCGTGGGGGTTGCTGGAGCCGTCCATGAGCGCCTCGCCGGCACGCACGTGATCACCTTCATGCACGCTGATGTGTTTGCCCTTGGCGATCAGGTATTCCTTCGGCTCGCCGATCTCTGGGGTGACGACGACCTTACGCTTACCTTTGGAGTCCTTGCCAAAAGCCACGACCCCATCGATCTCGGAAATGACCGCGAACTCTTTCGGTTTGCGCGCTTCGAAGAGTTCGGCGACGCGCGGCAGACCACCGGTGATGTCCTTGGTTTTGGTCGTTTCCCGGGGAATCTTGGCAATAATGTCACCGGCGGTAACGATGTCATCCTCGGCGACCACAATGTTCGCCCCCACCGGCAGCATATAGCGGGCGGCAGCGCCGTTGGGCAGCTTGGCGGTTTTGCCTTCCTCGTCCTTGAGAGTGATGCGCGGACGTTTGTCTGCCCCCTTGGTCTCGACAATGACTTTTCGGGTCAGACCGGTGACGTCATCGAGCTGCTCCTCCATGGTGACATTCTCAAGAATGTCACCAAAGCGGACCCGACCGGGGATCTCGGTGAGGATCGGCATGGTGTAGGGGTCCCACTCGGCAAGCAGCGAGCCCGCCTTGACTTCCCCTTCGGGAGCGACGCGCAATCGCGCGCCGTAGACGACGCCGTAACGCTCACGCTCCCGTCCGGTTTCATCGACGACAGCGATCTCACCGTTACGGTTCATGACAACGTGATGACCGAACTTGTCGATGACGGTATTCAGATTGATGTAGCGCAGGACGCCATCGAAACGAGCCTCGAGGGAGGTCTGCTCGGCGCGGCGGGAAGCGGTCCCCCCGATATGGAAGGTCCGCATGGTCAGCTGGGTTCCCGGCTCGCCGATGGACTGGGCGGCAATGACACCGACCGCTTCCCCGAGATTGACCAGATGGCCGCGGGCCAGGTCACGACCGTAGCAGGCGGCACAGATTCCACGCCGACTCTGACAGGTGAGAACCGAACGGATACGCAATCTTTCGATACCGGCGTTCTCGATCTTGTCCACCAGGGCTTCATCGATCGCCTGGTTGGCCTCAACCAGCACCTCGGAAGTGACCGGATCGAGGACATCCTCCAGCGATGTCCGCCCGAGAATGCGGTCGCCAAGATTCTCAATGACCTCCCCTCCCTCGGTGAGAGAAGAGACAAGGATGCCGTCAAACGTACCGCAATCCTGTTCGGTGATAATGGCATCCTGGGCCACGTCCACCAGACGCCGGGTTAAATAGCCGGAGTTGGCGGTCTTGAGCGCGGTGTCGGCCAAACCTTTACGGGCACCGTGGGTTGAGATGAAGTACTGGAGCACCGTCAATCCCTCGCGGAAGTTGGCGGTGATCGGCGTTTCAATGATCTCCCCGGAAGGCTTGGCCATCAGGCCGCGCATGCCGGCCAGCTGCCGAATCTGCTGGGCGCTGCCACGAGCCCCCGAGTCGGCCATCATATGAATAGCGTTAAAAGAGGGAACCTTGACCTGTTCTCCGGTCTCCTCGTTGGTCAGAATGTCGACAGAAAGGTTACTGAGCATCGTCTGGGCGATGTCCTCGGTACACTTAGCCCAGATGTCGATGACTTTGTTGTAGCGTTCGCCGTCGGTAATCAGACCCTCGGTGTACTGCTGCTGGATCTCCCGCACCTCATCGACGGCGGCATCGATGTACTTCTGCTTGGTGGCTGGGATGACCATGTCGTCCAGGCAGATGGAAACCCCGGCGAGGGTGGAGAAGCGGTAACCGGTCTCCTTGAGGCGGTCAGCGAGGATAACCGTCTCTTTGTTGCCGGCCAGGCGGAAGGCCACGTCGATCAACTCGGCGACCTGCTTTTTGCCCATCACCCGATTGATGGAGGAGAAGGGTATGACGTCGGGGACGATATCCCGCAAAAGAACCCGACCGATGGTACTCTCCACCAGCGTTGGCGCCCCCCCCTGCTCGACGACCATGCGGACCTTGACTTTAGCCTGCAGGTCGGCTTCGCCGGAATCGTAGGCCATGCGCAACTCGTCGCGGGAGGAGAAAATCTTGTTTTCCCCCTTGACGAAGGCACGATCGCGGGTCATGTAGTAAAGCCCCAGGACCATGTCCTGGGAAGGGACGATGATCGGCTTGCCGTTGGCCGGGGAGAGGATGTTGTTGGTCGACATCATCAACACCCGCGCCTCGATCTGACTCTCGATGGAAAGAGGCAAATGCACCGCCATCTGGTCGCCGTCGAAGTCGGCATTGAACGCGGTACAGACCAGCGGATGCAACTGGATCGCCTTACCTTCGATCAGCACCGGCTCGAAGGCCTGAATGCCGAGGCGATGCAGAGTCGGGGCACGGTTGAGCATCACCGGATGCTCCTTGATGACCTCCTCCAGCACATCCCAGACCTCAGGCTTTTCCTTTTCCACCATCTTCTTGGCACTCTTGATGGTGGTGCAGTAGCCCCGTTCTTCCAGCTTATTGTAAATGAAGGGTTTGAAGAGCTCGAGGGCCATCTTTTTCGGCAGACCACACTGGTGCAGCTTGAGCTCGGGACCGACGACGATGACCGAACGGCCCGAGTAGTCGACCCGCTTACCCAGCAGGTTCTGCCGGAAGCGGCCGCCCTTGCCCTTGAGCATGTCAGAAAGCGACTTCAAGGGGCGCTTGTTGGGACCGGTAATGGCCCGACCGCGCCGACCATTGTCGAAGAGGGCGTCCACCGACTCCTGCAGCATGCGCTTTTCGTTGCGAATGATGACTTCCGGGGCGCGCAGCTCCATCAACCGCTTGAGACGGTTATTGCGGTTGATGACCCGGCGATAGAGGTCGTTCAGATCGGAAGTGGCAAAACGGCCGCCATCGAGCGGCACCAACGGGCGCAGCTCGGGGGGGAGGACCGGGATGGTTTCAAGGATCATCCACTCGGGACGATTGCCGCTCTGCTTAAAGGCCTCGACGACCTTGAGGCGCTTGGAAAGCTTTTTGCGTTTGGCCTCGCTGGTGGCGTCGCGCAACTCGCTGCGCAACTGCTCGGAAAGTTCATCAAGACCGATAGCTTCGAGCAGGTCGCGAATCGCCTCGGCACCCATGCTGGCGGTGAACTGGCCGGCGAACTCGTCCATGGTCTCGCGGTACTTCTCTTCGCTGAGAATCTGCCCCGTCTCCAGCGGTGTATCCCCCTTATCGAGAACGATATAGGCCTCGAAATAAAGGATACGCTCGACCTCTTTCAAGGTCAGATCGAGCAGAGTCGAAATCCGCGAGGGAAGGGATTTCAGAAACCAGATATGCGCCACCGGGCAGGCCAAGTCAATATGGCCAAGACGCTCACGGCGCACTTTACTGGGGATAACCTCAACACCGCACTTCTCGCAGACAATGCCGCGGTGCTTCATGCGCTTGTATTTACCGCAGTTACACTCGTAGTCCTTGGTCGGCCCGAAAATCTTGGCGCAGAACAGGCCGTCCCGCTCTGGCTTGAAGGTCCGGTAGTTGATCGTCTCCGGCTTCTTGACTTCGCCAAAGGAGCGTTCGCGGATCTTCTCCGGCGACGCC comes from the Desulfuromonas acetexigens genome and includes:
- the tuf gene encoding elongation factor Tu, with amino-acid sequence MSKAKFERTKPHVNIGTIGHVDHGKTTLTAAITKVLAESGGAVFKGFDQIDNAPEERERGITIATSHVEYETANRHYAHVDCPGHADYVKNMITGAAQMDGAILVCSAADGPMPQTREHILLARQVGVPAMVVFLNKADMVDDAELMELVELELRELLSSYDFPGDDIPIIAGSALAALEGRDDEIGKNKVLELMAAVDSYIPEPERAIDRPFLMPVEDVFSISGRGTVATGRIERGVVKVQEEVEIVGMKATTKTVVTGVEMFRKLLDQGQAGDNVGILLRGVKREDIERGQVLAKPGSITPHTKFKAEAYILTKEEGGRHTPFFKGYRPQFYFRTTDVTGIVELPEGVEMVMPGDNIAMNVELITPIAMDKELRFAIREGGRTVGAGVVSEIIA
- the fusA gene encoding elongation factor G, yielding MARLVPITKTRNIGIMAHIDAGKTTTTERILFYTGISHKLGEVHDGAATMDWMAQEQERGITITSAATTCFWKDHRVNIIDTPGHVDFTIEVERSLRVLDGAVAVFCSVGGVEPQSETVWRQADKYGVPRIAFINKMDRIGADFGRGVQMMRDRLGANPVPIQLPIGKEDYFKGLVDLVEMRAMIWDDETQGQGFNEIAIPADMVDDVAAAREAMLEEVCSYDDALMEKYLAGEELTVAELKAGIRRATMGLHINPVICGSAFKNKGVQNLLDAVVDYMPAPTDVPPINGIDPHTQEEITRPADDAGPFSALAFKIMTDPFVGQLTFFRVYSGVAESGASVVNATKGKKERFGRILKMHANKREEIKEVYSGDIAAAVGLKYTTTGDTLCDEKNVCLLESMEFPEPVIHIAVEPKTKGDQEKMGVALGKLLQEDPSLRCRTDEETGQTILSGMGELHLEIIIDRMKREFKVECNVGAPQVAYRETITKKVEVQGKFVRQSGGRGQYGDCWLRIEPQEPGAGFTFVDEIKGGVIPKEYIPAVGKGAEEASELGILAGFPIVDVKVACFDGSYHDVDSSEMAFKIAGSMGFKEGAAKAGPVLLEPIMKVEVVVPEDYMGDVMGDLNSRRGRIMGMESRAGAQVINAHVPLANMFGYATDLRSATQGRATYTMVFDHYEQVPKAISEEIVAKAKG
- the rpsG gene encoding 30S ribosomal protein S7, with the protein product MPRRREVAKRVILPDPKYHDRLVAKFMNCIMLDGKKSTAERIVYGAFDIVASRSGEDPLEIFKKAIDNVRPVLEVKSRRVGGSTYQVPVEVRADRRNALAIRWISSYAVARGEKTMQERLAGEFLDAANNRGASVKKKEDTHRMAEANKAFAHYRW
- the rpsL gene encoding 30S ribosomal protein S12, whose product is MPTINQLIRKGREKKERKSASPALKGNPQKRGVCTRVYTTTPKKPNSALRKVARVRLTNGIVVTSYIPGVGHNLQEHSVVLIRGGRVKDLPGVRYHIVRGTLDLAGVKGRMQGRSKYGAKRPK
- the rpoC gene encoding DNA-directed RNA polymerase subunit beta'; protein product: MEDIFSLFERPKDPLNFNAIRLSLASPEKIRERSFGEVKKPETINYRTFKPERDGLFCAKIFGPTKDYECNCGKYKRMKHRGIVCEKCGVEVIPSKVRRERLGHIDLACPVAHIWFLKSLPSRISTLLDLTLKEVERILYFEAYIVLDKGDTPLETGQILSEEKYRETMDEFAGQFTASMGAEAIRDLLEAIGLDELSEQLRSELRDATSEAKRKKLSKRLKVVEAFKQSGNRPEWMILETIPVLPPELRPLVPLDGGRFATSDLNDLYRRVINRNNRLKRLMELRAPEVIIRNEKRMLQESVDALFDNGRRGRAITGPNKRPLKSLSDMLKGKGGRFRQNLLGKRVDYSGRSVIVVGPELKLHQCGLPKKMALELFKPFIYNKLEERGYCTTIKSAKKMVEKEKPEVWDVLEEVIKEHPVMLNRAPTLHRLGIQAFEPVLIEGKAIQLHPLVCTAFNADFDGDQMAVHLPLSIESQIEARVLMMSTNNILSPANGKPIIVPSQDMVLGLYYMTRDRAFVKGENKIFSSRDELRMAYDSGEADLQAKVKVRMVVEQGGAPTLVESTIGRVLLRDIVPDVIPFSSINRVMGKKQVAELIDVAFRLAGNKETVILADRLKETGYRFSTLAGVSICLDDMVIPATKQKYIDAAVDEVREIQQQYTEGLITDGERYNKVIDIWAKCTEDIAQTMLSNLSVDILTNEETGEQVKVPSFNAIHMMADSGARGSAQQIRQLAGMRGLMAKPSGEIIETPITANFREGLTVLQYFISTHGARKGLADTALKTANSGYLTRRLVDVAQDAIITEQDCGTFDGILVSSLTEGGEVIENLGDRILGRTSLEDVLDPVTSEVLVEANQAIDEALVDKIENAGIERLRIRSVLTCQSRRGICAACYGRDLARGHLVNLGEAVGVIAAQSIGEPGTQLTMRTFHIGGTASRRAEQTSLEARFDGVLRYINLNTVIDKFGHHVVMNRNGEIAVVDETGRERERYGVVYGARLRVAPEGEVKAGSLLAEWDPYTMPILTEIPGRVRFGDILENVTMEEQLDDVTGLTRKVIVETKGADKRPRITLKDEEGKTAKLPNGAAARYMLPVGANIVVAEDDIVTAGDIIAKIPRETTKTKDITGGLPRVAELFEARKPKEFAVISEIDGVVAFGKDSKGKRKVVVTPEIGEPKEYLIAKGKHISVHEGDHVRAGEALMDGSSNPHDILRVLGEKELSKYLVDEVQEVYRLQGVKINDKHIETIVRQMLRRVRIKEVGDTRFLLDDQVERWEFEEENQRVLAEGKDPAVGEPLMLGITKASLSTESFISAASFQETTKVLTQAAIEGKVDYLRGLKENVIMGRLIPAGTGVSKYRSAKLFIEEPVEVVETYQDEVIDDDEEPVEEPVKSEE